A genomic region of Populus nigra chromosome 11, ddPopNigr1.1, whole genome shotgun sequence contains the following coding sequences:
- the LOC133668023 gene encoding probable protein phosphatase 2C 52, which translates to MGACVSTSRSTCSSKSNGEPVPLPCLGIGFCRQKRTKRTFSDHVVTLQHLPSIPNRVFTNGKSRTSCIFTQQGRKGINQDAMIVWEDFMSEDVTFCGVFDGHGPHGHLVARKVRDALPVKLQSFLNSCQSRQNGSDQTCFKGNSMKSDVGDLDKDGSIEDKLNSLWREAFLKSYKAMDKELKSHPNLDCFCSGSTAITIVKQGSNLFMGYIGDSRAIMGSKDSNDSMVAVQLTVDLKPDLPREAERIKRCKGRVFALQDEPEVPRVWLPFDDAPGLAMARAFGDFCLKEYGVISIPEFSHRTLTERDQFIVLASDGVWDVLSNEEVVEIVSSAPTRASAARILVDSAAREWKLKYPTSKMDDCAVVCLFLDGKMDSESDYDEQGFSSATLDQSNHSGNVAESDDGQKSEPCLQRNFTVRSAEETDTYGRQAVEVDGDGEAVNNAEDQSWLGLEGVTRVNSLVQLPRFSEERPGP; encoded by the exons ATGGGAGCTTGTGTTTCAACTAGTCGGAGTACTTGCAGCAGTAAGAGCAATGGAGAGCCAGTTCCTCTGCCTTGCTTGGGGATTGGTTTTTGCCGGCAAAAGAGAACTAAAAGAACATTCTCTGATCATGTGGTCACACTACAACATTTACCATCCATACCTAACAGGGTTTTCACCAATGGAAAGAGCCGAACTTCTTGTATATTCACACAGCAGGGTCGCAAGGGCATAAACCAGGATGCAATGATTGTGTGGGAA GATTTCATGTCAGAGGATGTGACCTTCTGTGGTGTTTTTGATGGTCATGGTCCTCATGGCCATCTAGTTGCCCGCAAGGTCAGGGATGCCCTGCCTGTAAAATTACAATCATTCTTGAACTCTTGTCAGTCAAGGCAAAATGGGTCAGATCAAACTTGTTTCAAGGGGAATTCGATGAAATCTGATGTTGGGGATTTGGACAAGGATGGCTCTATCGAGGATAAATTGAATTCTTTATGGAGAGAAGCGTTCCTGAAGTCATATAAGGCCATGGATAAAGAGCTGAAATCCCATCCGAATTTGGACTGCTTCTGCAGTGGGAGCACAGCTATCACTATTGTGAAACAG GGCTCCAATCTATTCATGGGATATATTGGGGATTCCCGTGCAATCATGGGATCTAAGGACAGCAATGATTCCATGGTGGCAGTCCAGTTGACCGTTGATCTGAAGCCTGATTTGCCAA GGGAAGCTGAAAGAATTAAGCGGTGTAAAGGTAGAGTGTTTGCATTGCAAGACGAGCCTGAAGTGCCAAGAGTTTGGTTACCATTTGATGATGCTCCTGGCTTAGCAATGGCTCGGGCATTTGGTGATTTCTGTTTGAAGGAATATGGAGTGATCTCCATACCTGAGTTTTCACATCGGACCCTTACAGAGAGGGATCAATTCATCGTTCTTGCCTCAGATGGG GTTTGGGATGTCTTGAGCAACGAAGAGGTGGTTGAGATTGTATCCTCAGCTCCAACACGGGCATCAGCAGCAAGAATTCTGGTGGACTCGGCTGCTCGGGAATGGAAGCTTAAATACCCAACTTCAAAGATGGATGACTGTGCTGTTGTTTGCTTATTTCTGGACGGGAAAATGGACTCAGAATCGGATTATGATGAACAAGGCTTTTCCTCAGCAACTCTTGATCAGAGCAATCATTCTGGCAATGTTGCTGAATCAGACGATGGGCAGAAATCTGAGCCATgtttgcaaagaaattttacagTTAGATCAGCAGAAGAAACTGATACTTATGGAAGGCAAGCTGTTGAAGTTGATGGAGATGGCGAAGCAGTGAATAATGCTGAGGATCAGAGTTGGCTAGGTTTGGAAGGAGTCACTCGAGTGAATTCACTTGTTCAACTTCCAAGATTTTCTGAGGAAAGACCAGGCCCATAA
- the LOC133706383 gene encoding pentatricopeptide repeat-containing protein At1g03560, mitochondrial, which produces MRRITLLRPPPSLLPATTLHSLTTLLPYNNGGSSSKHPKKGPTLTFTSNSRWVFTDSNYLPPPEWIEPFNDLSDIASKTPQDLKPSPWVHQIMSLLLDGSVDMESRLDLFCNKFLIKLSPNFVSFVLKSMELQKRPDLALKFFTWAGKQKKYTHNLQCYVSLIDVLAINGDLDNVKSVFCKFRGMGFLMNVSAANSLIKSFGSLGMVEELLWVWRGMKENGVEPSLFTYNFLLNVLVNSVFIESAERVLEVMENGKIGPDVVTYNTMIKGYCQVGKTQKAFEKFRDMELRNVAPDKITYMTLIQACYAEGDFDLCLSLYHEMDENGLEIPPHAYSLVIGGLCKEGKCVEGYAVFEKMIQKGCKVNVAIYTALIDSNAKCGNMGEAMLLFERMKKEGLEPDVVTYGVVVNCMCKSGRLDEAMEYLEFCRVNGVAVNAMLYSSLIDGLGKAGRVHEAEKLFEEMVKKGCPPDSYCYNALIDALAKCGKIDEALAFFKRMEDEGCDQTVYTYTIMINGLFREHKNEEALKMWDMMIDKGITPTAAAFRALSIGLCLSGKVARACKLLDELAPMGVIPETAFEDMLNVLCKAGRIKEACKLADGFVDRGREIPGRVRTVLINALRKAGNADLALKLMHSKIGIGYDRMGSVKRRVKFRILVES; this is translated from the coding sequence ATGAGAAGAATAACCCTTTTGAGACCTCCTCCTTCCCTTCTCCCCGCAACAACCCTTCACTCTCTTACAACTCTCCTACCCTATAACAATGGCGGGTCTTCATCAAAACATCCAAAAAAGGGACCTACGCTGACTTTCACTTCAAATTCTAGGTGGGTATTCACAGACAGCAACTATCTCCCTCCACCTGAATGGATAGAGCCCTTTAATGACCTCTCTGATATCGCCTCAAAAACCCCTCAAGACCTTAAACCCTCTCCTTGGGTTCACCAAATTATGAGTCTTTTGTTAGATGGCTCGGTGGACATGGAATCAAGATTGGATCTTTTTTGCAACAAGTTCTTGATCAAGTTATCGCCAAATTTTGtgtcttttgttttgaaatctATGGAACTTCAAAAAAGACCTGATCTTGCTTTAAAGTTCTTTACTTGGGCCGGTAAGCAAAAGAAATATACTCATAATCTTCAATGTTATGTTTCTTTGATTGATGTCTTAGCTATAAATGGTGATTTAGATAATGTAAAGTCAGTTTTTTGTAAGTTTAGAGGAATGGGGTTTTTGATGAATGTTTCTGCTGCGAATTCTTTGATTAAGAGCTTCGGTAGTTTAGGGATGGTAGAGGAGTTGTTGTGGGTGTGGCGTGGAATGAAGGAAAATGGGGTTGAaccaagtttatttacctataATTTTTTGCTTAATGTTTTGGTTAATTCAGTGTTTATTGAATCCGCTGAGCGTGTTCTTGAGGTCATGGAGAACGGAAAAATTGGACCTGATGTTGTTACCTATAATACTATGATTAAAGGCTATTGTCAGGTCGGGAAGACCCAAAAAGCATTTGAGAAGTTTAGAGATATGGAGTTGAGAAATGTGGCACCAGATAAGATTACGTATATGACTTTGATTCAGGCGTGTTATGCGGAGGGGGattttgatttgtgtttaaGTTTATATCATGAAATGGATGAGAATGGATTGGAAATTCCGCCTCATGCTTATAGTCTAGTTATTGGGGGGCTTTGTAAGGAGGGGAAATGTGTGGAAGGATATGCTGTTTTCGAGAAGATGATTCAGAAAGGATGTAAAGTGAACGTGGCAATATATACAGCCTTGATTGACTCAAATGCAAAATGCGGTAACATGGGAGAGGCAATGTTGCTTTTTGAAAGGATGAAAAAGGAAGGACTTGAACCAGATGTGGTTACTTATGGGGTCGTTGTTAATTGTATGTGTAAGAGTGGGAGGTTGGATGAGGCTATGGAGTATTTGGAGTTTTGTAGAGTTAATGGAGTGGCAGTTAATGCCATGCTATATTCTAGTCTTATTGATGGCCTTGGCAAGGCTGGGAGGGTGCACGAAGCTGAGAAACTTTTTGAAGAGATGGTCAAGAAAGGATGCCCACCAGATTCATATTGCTATAATGCTCTTATTGATGCCCTTGCCAAATGTGGTAAGATCGATGAAGCATTAGCATTCTTTAAGAGAATGGAGGATGAAGGGTGCGATCAGACTGTATATACATACACCATAATGATAAATGGATTGTTCAGAGAGCATAAAAATGAAGAGGCATTGAAGATGTGGGATATGATGATAGATAAGGGTATCACGCCAACTGCAGCTGCTTTTAGGGCTCTATCTATTGGTCTCTGTTTATCAGGCAAGGTAGCCAGAGCTTGTAAACTTTTGGATGAACTAGCACCAATGGGTGTCATTCCCGAGACAGCTTTCGAGGATATGCTCAATGTGTTGTGCAAAGCAGGCCGTATAAAAGAGGCCTGTAAGTTGGCTGATGGCTTTGTTGACAGGGGCCGGGAAATTCCAGGGAGAGTTCGCACTGTTTTAATCAATGCTTTGAGGAAAGCTGGCAATGCAGATTTGGCTTTGAAGTTGATGCATAGCAAGATTGGGATTGGGTATGATAGAATGGGTAGTGTGAAGAGGCGAGTGAAATTTCGGATTCTTGTTGAAAGTTAA
- the LOC133668787 gene encoding protein SYM1 isoform X2 — protein MLPLYWGLVLLLSLGCLLLIMIIGMKLFVIFNSVQGWTLYEILRYLPEHNWIAYEQALKANPVLAKMAISGMVYSIGDWIAQCYEGKPIFEFDRTRTFRSGLVGFTLHGSLSHYYYQFCEALFPFEDWWVVPAKVAFDQTVWAALWNSIYYVALGLLRFESPDTIFSELKATFWLMLTAGWKLWPFAHLITYGVIPLEQRLLWVDCVELIWVTILSTYSNEKSEARISDTTLEANSSSSGSADEK, from the exons ATGCTACCATTGTATTGGGGTTTGGTACTCTTGCTGTCTCTAGGTTGCTTACTATTGATCATGATTATTGGCAT GAAACTTTTCGTAATTTTTAATAGCGTTCAGGGATGGACCCTTTATGAGATTCTAAGGTATTTGCCTGAGCACAATTGGATTGCATATGAACAAGCTCTCAAAGCGAACCCTGTTTTGGCCAAAATGGCAATTAGTGGGATGGTCTACTCTATAGGAGATTGGATTGCTCAA TGCTATGAAGGAAAACCAATTTTCGAGTTTGACCGGACTCGCACGTTTAGATCAGGGCTTGTTGGGTTTACTCTACATGGATCCCTCTCTCATTATTACTATCAGTTCTGTGAG gctctttttccttttgaagATTGGTGGGTGGTCCCAGCCAAAGTTGCTTTTGACCAAACAGTTTGGGCAGCACTTTGGAACAGCATCTACTATGTGGCGCTAGGTTTGTTGCGTTTTGAGTCCCCAGACACTATTTTTAGCGAGCTGAAGGCAACGTTTTGGCTAATGTTGACT GCAGGATGGAAGCTTTGGCCATTTGCTCATTTGATTACCTATGGTGTTATCCCTCTTGAACAAAGGCTTCTTTGGGTAGATTGTGTGGAGCTCATCTGGGTGACGATACTCTCAAC TTATTCGAATGAGAAATCAGAAGCTCGGATTTCTGACACAACCTTGGAGGCAAACTCAAGCTCTTCAGGCAGTGCTGATGAG AAataa
- the LOC133668787 gene encoding uncharacterized protein LOC133668787 isoform X1, with product MATLYTLPSHHKFSSLTKTHKPYSSSPSLLLSTKPFTKSNPSKNTILSTKKTRTLITGSLTEDKEVVPVKDKPLKDKSNPLLVNGSKDSDLLSSSSSSTVESDDEEERMTSRAINATIVLGFGTLAVSRLLTIDHDYWHGWTLYEILRYLPEHNWIAYEQALKANPVLAKMAISGMVYSIGDWIAQCYEGKPIFEFDRTRTFRSGLVGFTLHGSLSHYYYQFCEALFPFEDWWVVPAKVAFDQTVWAALWNSIYYVALGLLRFESPDTIFSELKATFWLMLTAGWKLWPFAHLITYGVIPLEQRLLWVDCVELIWVTILSTYSNEKSEARISDTTLEANSSSSGSADEK from the exons ATGGCCACTCTTTACACGCTTCCTTCCCATCACAAATTCTCTTCGCTCACCAAAACCCACAAACCCTATTCCTCTTCTCCTTCACTTCTCCTCTCCACAAAACCCTTCACCAAATCCAACCCATCAAAGAACACAATCCTCTCAACCAAAAAGACTAGAACTTTGATCACTGGATCGCTCACAGAAGACAAAGAAGTTGTTCCAGTCAAAGATAAACCTTTGAAAGACAAAAGTAACCCTTTGCTTGTTAATGGGTCTAAAGATTCTGACCTtctttcatcatcttcttcttctactgtTGAgagtgatgatgaagaagagagaATGACAAGTAGAGCTATTAATGCTACCATTGTATTGGGGTTTGGTACTCTTGCTGTCTCTAGGTTGCTTACTATTGATCATGATTATTGGCAT GGATGGACCCTTTATGAGATTCTAAGGTATTTGCCTGAGCACAATTGGATTGCATATGAACAAGCTCTCAAAGCGAACCCTGTTTTGGCCAAAATGGCAATTAGTGGGATGGTCTACTCTATAGGAGATTGGATTGCTCAA TGCTATGAAGGAAAACCAATTTTCGAGTTTGACCGGACTCGCACGTTTAGATCAGGGCTTGTTGGGTTTACTCTACATGGATCCCTCTCTCATTATTACTATCAGTTCTGTGAG gctctttttccttttgaagATTGGTGGGTGGTCCCAGCCAAAGTTGCTTTTGACCAAACAGTTTGGGCAGCACTTTGGAACAGCATCTACTATGTGGCGCTAGGTTTGTTGCGTTTTGAGTCCCCAGACACTATTTTTAGCGAGCTGAAGGCAACGTTTTGGCTAATGTTGACT GCAGGATGGAAGCTTTGGCCATTTGCTCATTTGATTACCTATGGTGTTATCCCTCTTGAACAAAGGCTTCTTTGGGTAGATTGTGTGGAGCTCATCTGGGTGACGATACTCTCAAC TTATTCGAATGAGAAATCAGAAGCTCGGATTTCTGACACAACCTTGGAGGCAAACTCAAGCTCTTCAGGCAGTGCTGATGAG AAataa